A single genomic interval of Plantibacter sp. Leaf314 harbors:
- the clpS gene encoding ATP-dependent Clp protease adapter ClpS, translating to MAQILDQPIVDEATLTMQPWVTIVWNDPVNLMSYVSLVFRSYFGYTHEEAERLMLAVHHEGRAVVATGNREEMERHVEAMHGYGLWASLAKADA from the coding sequence ATGGCGCAGATCCTCGACCAGCCGATCGTCGACGAGGCGACCCTCACCATGCAACCGTGGGTCACCATCGTGTGGAACGATCCGGTGAACCTCATGTCCTACGTCTCGCTCGTGTTCCGCAGCTACTTCGGCTACACGCACGAGGAGGCCGAACGACTCATGCTCGCCGTGCACCACGAGGGCCGCGCCGTCGTCGCGACCGGCAACCGCGAGGAGATGGAGCGCCACGTCGAGGCCATGCACGGCTACGGGCTCTGGGCCTCCCTCGCGAAGGCCGACGCGTGA
- a CDS encoding DUF2017 family protein: MSAFVRPPAGPVVLRLDEQETSILGQLAGQLVEMLEDATRAGLANAVELDPAMARLVPEGYRDDPEAAAEFRRFTADDLVGGKVDAARTVLAALTTDDGDPSVSGASTGAEDGAAVTLEGETAWTWLRFLNDTRLTIAARLGIEEDDAEGFEPPTPETDDEQDPQLMLAIYSWLGYLQESIVAVLDEA; this comes from the coding sequence GTGAGCGCCTTCGTCCGGCCCCCGGCCGGGCCCGTCGTGCTGCGGCTCGACGAGCAGGAGACCTCGATCCTCGGCCAGCTGGCCGGGCAGCTCGTCGAGATGCTCGAGGACGCGACCCGTGCCGGTCTCGCGAACGCCGTCGAACTCGACCCCGCGATGGCCCGTCTGGTGCCGGAGGGCTACCGCGACGACCCGGAGGCGGCCGCCGAGTTCCGTCGCTTCACCGCCGACGACCTCGTCGGCGGGAAGGTGGACGCCGCCCGGACCGTGCTGGCCGCGCTCACGACGGACGACGGTGACCCCTCGGTGTCCGGTGCATCGACCGGAGCCGAGGACGGCGCAGCGGTCACGCTCGAGGGCGAGACGGCGTGGACGTGGTTGCGGTTCCTCAACGACACCCGACTCACCATCGCCGCTCGGCTCGGGATCGAGGAGGACGACGCCGAGGGCTTCGAGCCGCCGACGCCCGAGACGGACGACGAGCAGGACCCGCAGCTCATGCTCGCCATCTACTCCTGGCTCGGCTACCTGCAGGAGTCGATCGTCGCGGTGCTCGACGAAGCCTGA
- a CDS encoding glycoside hydrolase family 3 protein, protein MGIVTGRRNARPPRQRRAGGSPDPDAYDELVRQIRDGRIDADAGADRLIARLTDRELLGLLDGDSPRRLLPLIPLLLHRRPFVAGAVPRLGIPGIRFSDGARGVVIGSSTAFPVTMARAATWDPELEEQVGTAIGAETRVRGANYSASVCVNLLRHPAWGRAQECYGEDPVLTGRMGSAMTRGVRVHTMACVKHFALNSMEDERFEVDVSVDDHALHEVYLPHFKAVVDAGADSVMSAYNRVRGEYMDVNRPLLTGVLREEWGFTGFVTSDWVFGTHDAVGSLEAGMDVEMPLRLRRAHELPAALRAGTLDRATVLQSARRILRTTLLHAATRAPAEPPADIVAGSAHRALARHVAEESIVLLANAPVDGTPLLPLPATTRRIAVLGRLADQENLGDHGSSRVRPPSTVSPLQGLRAALPEVDITTAPARDVRATVAAAAAAETAIVVVGFDQHDEGESVVTGGVDVGVLGAALDSGRLRGAITAVAHLASRFVRGGDRTSLRLRPSDERLILAVTAANPRTVVVLVGGSAILTESWRHRVPALVLAWYGGMEGGRALADVLTGVVEPGGRLPFVIPTDPAHLPPFDRTAKAVVYDDRWGQRRLDDEGRTPAFPFGFGLGYTTIAHRLLGHRFDASGGTAEVRVTNTGDREGSTVVQLYAADVARARPVSELLGFRKVTLQPDEERIVRVTLDPTPTLERDPATRRWSARPGDWMLQAAQHSPGDWSSAVALRHDDATAEDDVATEGAAG, encoded by the coding sequence ATGGGAATCGTCACCGGGCGTCGGAACGCCCGTCCGCCGAGACAGCGCCGCGCAGGCGGATCACCCGACCCGGACGCCTACGACGAGCTCGTCCGGCAGATCCGCGACGGACGGATCGACGCCGACGCCGGTGCCGATCGCCTCATCGCACGGCTGACCGACCGGGAACTCCTCGGGCTGCTCGACGGCGACTCCCCGCGGCGGTTGCTGCCCCTCATCCCCCTCCTGCTCCACCGTCGGCCGTTCGTGGCAGGCGCGGTCCCCCGCCTCGGGATCCCGGGGATCCGCTTCAGCGACGGTGCCCGCGGTGTGGTCATCGGCTCGTCCACGGCCTTCCCCGTGACGATGGCGCGCGCGGCCACCTGGGATCCGGAGTTGGAGGAGCAGGTCGGGACGGCCATCGGCGCGGAGACCCGTGTCCGCGGCGCGAACTACTCGGCCTCCGTCTGCGTCAACCTGCTCCGGCATCCCGCCTGGGGTCGAGCGCAGGAGTGCTACGGCGAGGATCCGGTGCTGACGGGGCGGATGGGCTCGGCGATGACCCGAGGTGTCCGGGTGCACACGATGGCCTGCGTGAAGCACTTCGCCCTCAACTCGATGGAGGACGAACGCTTCGAGGTCGACGTCTCGGTCGACGACCACGCCCTGCACGAGGTCTACCTCCCCCACTTCAAGGCCGTGGTCGACGCCGGAGCCGACTCGGTCATGAGCGCCTACAACCGGGTGCGCGGGGAGTACATGGACGTCAACCGTCCGCTGCTCACCGGGGTCCTCCGCGAGGAGTGGGGGTTCACCGGGTTCGTGACGAGCGACTGGGTCTTCGGCACCCACGACGCCGTCGGGAGCCTCGAGGCGGGGATGGACGTGGAGATGCCGCTCCGTCTGCGACGGGCGCACGAACTGCCCGCCGCCCTGCGGGCAGGCACCCTGGATCGCGCCACCGTCCTGCAGTCCGCGCGACGCATCCTGCGCACCACGCTCCTGCACGCCGCGACCCGCGCCCCGGCGGAACCGCCGGCGGACATCGTGGCGGGATCGGCGCACCGGGCGCTCGCGAGGCACGTCGCCGAGGAGTCGATCGTCCTCCTCGCCAACGCCCCGGTCGACGGCACACCGCTCCTCCCGCTGCCGGCGACGACGCGTCGGATCGCCGTGCTCGGTCGCCTCGCCGACCAGGAGAACCTCGGCGACCACGGCTCCTCGCGCGTCCGCCCGCCCTCCACGGTCTCGCCGCTGCAGGGGTTGCGGGCGGCCCTGCCCGAGGTGGACATCACGACCGCGCCGGCGCGCGACGTCCGGGCTACCGTCGCGGCGGCTGCGGCGGCCGAGACGGCGATCGTCGTCGTCGGCTTCGACCAGCACGACGAGGGCGAGTCGGTCGTCACCGGCGGCGTCGACGTGGGTGTGCTGGGGGCAGCCCTCGACTCCGGCCGGCTGCGTGGCGCCATCACCGCGGTCGCCCACCTGGCGTCGCGCTTCGTGCGCGGTGGCGACCGCACCTCGCTCCGGCTCCGCCCCTCGGACGAGCGGCTCATCCTCGCCGTGACGGCCGCGAACCCGCGGACGGTCGTCGTTCTCGTCGGCGGCAGCGCGATCCTCACCGAGAGCTGGCGCCACCGCGTCCCGGCCCTCGTCCTCGCCTGGTACGGCGGTATGGAGGGCGGTCGAGCGCTGGCCGACGTCCTCACCGGTGTGGTCGAACCCGGCGGGCGGCTGCCGTTCGTGATCCCGACCGACCCCGCGCACCTCCCACCGTTCGACCGCACGGCCAAGGCCGTCGTGTACGACGACCGCTGGGGCCAACGCCGACTGGACGATGAGGGCCGGACGCCCGCCTTCCCGTTCGGGTTCGGGCTCGGCTACACGACCATCGCCCATCGCCTGCTCGGCCACCGCTTCGACGCCTCGGGTGGGACCGCCGAGGTCCGCGTGACGAACACCGGCGACCGCGAGGGTTCGACGGTCGTCCAGCTCTACGCAGCGGACGTGGCCAGGGCGCGACCCGTCTCCGAGCTGCTGGGGTTCCGGAAGGTGACTCTGCAGCCGGACGAGGAGCGGATCGTCCGCGTCACCCTCGACCCCACGCCGACGCTCGAACGGGACCCGGCCACCCGGCGCTGGTCGGCCCGTCCGGGCGACTGGATGCTCCAGGCCGCGCAGCACAGCCCGGGCGACTGGTCGTCGGCCGTGGCACTGCGGCACGATGACGCCACAGCCGAGGACGACGTCGCGACCGAGGGCGCGGCCGGCTGA
- a CDS encoding glycosyltransferase, with protein sequence MHILVFSDQHPESSGGAQVSIRLQRRFLEAAGHTVTVCAPRMHQTHDDDPHYLDTPSIPITLDREYSMTVPGRLTDRWLDARLAALPPVDVVHVQADFWQALTAYRYAERHGIPAVHTMHNRMDVGIEQTMPAPGLVIGALSWWQRRVLRPRLSTLPTGVWAYLQEFAKRAAVVIAPSHHFARVLREQGVTAGAEVLSTGVDDAVLDEILDERATTLQVPHRLPSFVWIGRFSQEKRLMEFLEAVRLAEVDAVFRLYGAGLLLSKAQAFVAEHDLADHVVFAGRVSYPDSLRAIADADALVQTSIGFETQGMTVFEAAAFGTPSIISDPNIAAELPAGTMWQPADGGVEALAASIRRAVADIDAGTAPVVPSELARTLRQSTQTTRLIALYEAAAAGGAAR encoded by the coding sequence ATGCACATCCTCGTCTTCAGCGACCAGCATCCCGAGTCGTCCGGCGGGGCCCAGGTCTCGATCCGCCTGCAGCGGCGCTTCCTGGAGGCGGCCGGTCACACCGTGACGGTCTGTGCACCGCGGATGCACCAGACCCATGACGACGACCCGCACTACCTCGACACCCCGTCGATCCCCATCACGCTCGACCGCGAGTACTCCATGACCGTGCCCGGTCGCCTCACCGACCGGTGGCTCGACGCCCGTCTGGCCGCGCTGCCGCCGGTCGACGTCGTGCATGTGCAGGCCGACTTCTGGCAGGCGCTCACCGCCTACCGGTACGCCGAGCGGCACGGGATCCCGGCCGTGCACACGATGCACAACCGGATGGACGTCGGGATCGAGCAGACGATGCCGGCCCCCGGGCTCGTCATCGGTGCTCTCTCGTGGTGGCAGCGCCGGGTGCTCCGTCCCCGTCTCTCGACCCTGCCCACCGGCGTGTGGGCCTACCTGCAGGAGTTCGCGAAGCGCGCGGCCGTCGTCATCGCGCCGTCCCATCACTTCGCCCGGGTCCTCCGCGAGCAGGGCGTCACCGCGGGCGCCGAGGTGCTCTCGACGGGTGTCGACGACGCGGTCCTCGACGAGATCCTCGACGAACGCGCCACGACGCTCCAGGTGCCGCACCGGCTGCCGTCCTTCGTCTGGATCGGTCGGTTCAGCCAGGAGAAACGGCTCATGGAGTTCCTCGAGGCCGTCCGGCTGGCCGAGGTCGACGCGGTGTTCCGCCTGTACGGCGCGGGCCTCCTGCTGTCGAAGGCGCAGGCGTTCGTCGCGGAGCACGACCTCGCCGACCACGTCGTCTTCGCCGGGCGCGTGTCCTACCCGGATTCGCTCCGCGCCATCGCCGACGCCGACGCCCTCGTGCAGACCTCGATCGGATTCGAGACGCAGGGCATGACCGTGTTCGAGGCCGCCGCCTTCGGCACGCCGTCGATCATCAGCGATCCGAACATCGCCGCCGAACTGCCCGCCGGCACGATGTGGCAGCCCGCGGACGGTGGCGTCGAGGCGCTCGCCGCATCGATCCGCCGCGCGGTGGCCGACATCGACGCCGGCACGGCACCCGTCGTCCCGTCGGAACTCGCGCGCACCCTCCGTCAGTCGACCCAGACCACCCGACTCATCGCGCTCTACGAGGCTGCGGCGGCTGGTGGGGCGGCGCGCTAG
- a CDS encoding MGDG synthase family glycosyltransferase yields MQRTTTRDPATVGHERVLILSAGVGSGHNSAAAAVEQACLERADVGEVQVLDVLQASTSLYRDVLGKGYFVLVEETPWLVEWGYDISDAPFRRRGPLDPWTRANAMPVVAAIKRFKPTAIVCTHFLPAQLLASLILRGTVDARTAVVTTDYDFQGLWLTSAFHSLSLAREEGRVQLTALGLPPDRVAATGIPIAAQPSTPAERDPSAPPALLVSAGASGGDYALAVVRQTLHLRSPFTATIVCGRNDALRHRIEELIAPTDERYTVLGFTDEMPQLLHRADLFVGKPGGLSASECMAAGLPMVLVNPIPGQEVRNGDYLMEQGAAVRCNTATTIGWKIDEILREPGRLQRMQAAARRIGRPDAARDVVGRLLDGPSRPFVVTRAAQKTIFDASARRVVASELSGEAALVRLVDPIAESTVALLRARELDELQQRYTGPDGTLVLRRDDAVLSVRRDTQRLLRAVLGHDDELAVRVDGLAESESRTSPR; encoded by the coding sequence ATGCAGCGGACGACGACACGGGACCCCGCCACGGTCGGCCACGAGCGCGTCCTGATCCTGTCGGCGGGGGTCGGTTCCGGCCACAACAGTGCGGCCGCCGCCGTGGAGCAGGCCTGCCTCGAGCGCGCGGACGTCGGCGAGGTCCAGGTCCTCGACGTGCTGCAGGCGAGCACCTCGCTGTACCGCGACGTCCTCGGCAAGGGCTACTTCGTGCTCGTCGAGGAGACGCCGTGGCTGGTGGAGTGGGGCTACGACATCAGCGACGCCCCGTTCCGGCGTCGCGGCCCGCTCGACCCGTGGACCCGGGCGAACGCCATGCCCGTGGTCGCGGCGATCAAACGGTTCAAGCCGACGGCCATCGTCTGCACCCACTTCCTCCCGGCCCAGCTGCTCGCGTCGCTCATCCTGCGCGGCACCGTGGACGCGCGGACCGCCGTCGTGACCACGGACTACGACTTCCAGGGCCTGTGGTTGACGAGCGCCTTCCACTCGCTGTCGCTCGCCCGGGAGGAGGGGCGTGTGCAACTGACCGCACTCGGTCTCCCGCCCGACCGGGTCGCCGCCACCGGCATCCCGATCGCCGCCCAGCCGAGCACCCCGGCCGAACGTGATCCGAGTGCTCCACCCGCGCTGCTCGTCTCCGCGGGGGCCTCGGGCGGCGACTACGCGCTCGCGGTCGTCCGACAGACGCTGCACCTGCGCTCGCCGTTCACGGCCACGATCGTGTGCGGCCGGAACGACGCGCTCCGGCACCGCATCGAGGAGCTCATCGCGCCCACGGACGAGCGGTACACGGTGCTCGGCTTCACGGACGAGATGCCGCAGCTGCTCCACCGGGCAGATCTCTTCGTCGGCAAGCCGGGAGGCCTGTCGGCGTCGGAGTGCATGGCGGCCGGGCTCCCGATGGTGCTCGTGAACCCCATCCCCGGGCAGGAGGTCCGCAACGGCGACTACCTCATGGAGCAGGGCGCTGCGGTCCGGTGCAACACCGCGACGACGATCGGCTGGAAGATCGACGAGATCCTCCGCGAACCGGGGCGGCTGCAGCGGATGCAGGCGGCCGCGCGGCGCATCGGCCGCCCGGACGCCGCGCGCGACGTCGTCGGACGGTTGCTCGACGGACCGTCACGGCCGTTCGTCGTGACCAGGGCGGCGCAGAAGACGATCTTCGACGCGAGCGCCCGTCGCGTCGTCGCGAGCGAGTTGAGCGGGGAGGCGGCACTCGTCCGCCTCGTCGACCCGATCGCCGAGAGCACGGTCGCCCTACTCCGCGCTCGCGAACTGGACGAGCTGCAGCAGCGCTACACCGGCCCGGACGGCACGCTCGTCCTGCGCCGCGACGACGCCGTCCTGTCCGTCCGCCGCGACACGCAACGACTCCTGCGCGCCGTGCTCGGCCATGATGACGAGCTGGCCGTGAGGGTGGACGGGCTCGCGGAGTCCGAGTCGCGGACGTCGCCGCGCTGA